GACATCAGCAACCCGCGCAACCCGACGCTTCGGGCGACACACGCGTGTCCTGGCGGGCAGGGCGACCTGTCGGTGTACGGCAACCTCCTCTTCATGTCGGTCGAGCAGCCCAGCGCGCGCCTCGATTGCGGGGCGCAGGGGGTGGCCGACACGGTGAGCGCGGAGCGCTTCATGGGCGTGCGCATCTTCGACATCAGCAACATCGATGCGCCCAGGCAGGTGGCGGCCGTGCAGACGTGCCGCGGCTCGCACACGCACACCCTCCTGGCCGACCCGAAGGACCGCAAGAACGTCTACGTGTACGTGCACGGGACGAGCCCGGTGCGCCCGGCGGCGGAGCTGCCGGGATGTTCGGGGCTCCCGCCGGAGCAGGATCCCAACACGTCGTACTTCCGCATCGAGGTCATCCGCGTGCCACTGGCCTCACCTAAAGACGCGAAGATCGTGAACTCGCCGCGCATCTTCGCCGACTCGGCGGGGAACGTCGCCGGCCTGTGGAAGGGGGGCGCGCACGGGGCGGGAACGCAGGAGACGGCGACGACCGACCAGTGCCACGACGTCACCACCTACCCGGCCCTCGGCCTGGCGGCCGGGGCCTGCTCGGGGAACGGGATCCTCCTCGACATCAAGGACCCGGCCAACCCCCGGCGGATCGCCGCGGTCATCGACCCGAACTTCGCGTACTGGCACTCGGCGACGTTCAGCAACGGCGGCGACAAGCTCCTCTTCACCGACGAATGGGGAGGTGGAGTGGGGGCGAGGTGCCTCGCGACCGACCGGCCGATCTGGGGGGCGGACGCCACCTTCACGCTGAGCAAGGACCGCAAGCTCACGCCCGCGGGTTACTTCAAGATCCCGGCGCCGCAGACGGTCCAGGAGAACTGCGTGGCGCACAACGGGTCGCTGGTCCCCGTTCCCGGCCGCGACATCATGGTGCAGGCCTGGTACCAGGGAGGGATCTCGGTGGTGGACTTCACCAACCCGCACAACCCGCAGGAGATCGCCTTCTTCGACCGGGGGCCGGTGAGCGGCGAGCGGCTGTATCTGGGCGGGCACTGGTCGGCATACTGGTTCAACGGCTACGTCTACGGCTCGGAGATCGCGCGCGGGCTCGACGTCTTGCAGCTGAAGCCGAGCGAGTTCCTGTCGCAGAACGAGCTCGACGCCGCGATGCTGGTGCGCTTCGACGAGTTCAACCCGCAGATGCAGCTGCGTTTCGAGTGGCCGGCGTCGTTCGCGGTGGCGCGCTCGTACCTGGACCAGATGGCGCGCAACCAGGGGATGGCCGCCGGCACGCTGGCGCAGGCGCGTCGTGACCTCGACGCGGCGGAGAAGGCGGCCCCGCGCGCGCGGCGGACGGCGCTCACGGCGCTGGCGGCGCGGCTCGACGAGGAGGCGGCCATCGCGCCGGACCAGAAGCGGGTGCTGGCCCTGGCCGAGGCGGTGCGCAAGCTGGCGGCGGCGCGCAGCTGAGCGCCCCGCCATGCACCGCGCCCGCCACGACGTCTCGCGCCTCGACGCCACCACGGTTCACCTCTTCTGCGAGGGGACGCTCGACCACGCGCATCGCGTGCTGGGAGCGCATCCGCACGTGGCCGGGGGCGAGGCGGGGACCTGTTTCGCGGTCTGGGCGCCTAACGCCGCGTCGGTCTCGGTGGTGGGGGACTTCAACGACTGGCGCCCCGGTGCGCACCCCATGCGGCTGCACGCGCCGTCGGGAATCTGGGAAGTCTTCATCACCGGGGTCGGTCGCGGTGCGCGCTACAAGTACCACGTCACGGGGCGCACGGACGGGTACCGGGTCGACAAGGCCGACCCGTACGGCTATCGCTGCGAGGTCGCGCCGCGCACCGCGTCCATCGTCTGGGACCTGGACTACACGTGGGGCGACGGCGAGTGGATGCGCGCGCGCGCCGACAGGCGGGCGCTCGACGGGGCGATGTCGATCTACGAGGTGCACCTGGGGTCGTGGATGCGCGTCCCCGAAGAGGCAAACCGGTCGCTCACCTACCGCGAGATCGCGCCGCGGCTGGCCGACTACGTGGAGCGCATGGGGTTCACGCACGTCGAGCTGATGCCGGTGATGGAGCACCCGTTCTACGGCTCATGGGGCTACCAGGTCACCGGCTACTTCGCCGCCACCTCGCGCTACGGGACCCCGCAGGACCTGATGTACCTGATCGACACGCTGCACCAGCGCGGGATCGGGGTCATCCTCGACTGGGTCCCGTCGCACTTCCCCACCGACGCGCACGGCCTCTCGTACTTCGACGGGACGCACCTCTACGAGCACGCCGACCCCCGCAAGGGGCACCAGCCCGACTGGGGGAGCTACGTCTTCAACTACGGGCGCTACGAGGTGGCCAACTTCCTGCGCTCGAACGCGGTGTTCTGGCTGGAGACGTTCCACGCCGACGGACTCCGCGTGGATGCCGTGGCGTCGATGCTGTACCACGACTTCTCGCGCAAGGATGGCGAGTGGATCCCCAATCGGTACGGCGGGCGCGAGAACCTGGAGGCGATCGAGTTCCTCCGGCGCCTCAACGAGAGCGTGTACCGCGAGCACCCCGACACCGAGACGATCGCCGAGGACTCGACGGCCTGGCCCATGGTCACGCGCCCGGTCTACCTGGGGGGGCTGGGCTTCGGGCTCAAGTGGGACATGGGGTGGATGCACGACACCCTCGCGTACTTCGCGCTCGACCCCATCCACCGGAGCTACCATCACCAGAAGATCACCTTCCGGATGATGTACGCTTTCTCGGAGAACTACGTCCTCCCCATCTCGCACGACGAGGTGGTGCACGGGAAGGGGTCGCTGATCAACAAGATGGCGGGCGATGCCTGGCAGAAGCGCGCCAACGTGCGGCTGCTGCTGGGCTACATGTTCGGCCAGAGCGGGAAGAAGTTCCTGTTCATGGGGTGCGAGTTCGGGCAGTACCGCGAGTGGAATCACGACGCCTCGCTCGACTGGCACC
The genomic region above belongs to Gemmatimonadetes bacterium SCN 70-22 and contains:
- a CDS encoding 1,4-alpha-glucan branching enzyme gives rise to the protein MHRARHDVSRLDATTVHLFCEGTLDHAHRVLGAHPHVAGGEAGTCFAVWAPNAASVSVVGDFNDWRPGAHPMRLHAPSGIWEVFITGVGRGARYKYHVTGRTDGYRVDKADPYGYRCEVAPRTASIVWDLDYTWGDGEWMRARADRRALDGAMSIYEVHLGSWMRVPEEANRSLTYREIAPRLADYVERMGFTHVELMPVMEHPFYGSWGYQVTGYFAATSRYGTPQDLMYLIDTLHQRGIGVILDWVPSHFPTDAHGLSYFDGTHLYEHADPRKGHQPDWGSYVFNYGRYEVANFLRSNAVFWLETFHADGLRVDAVASMLYHDFSRKDGEWIPNRYGGRENLEAIEFLRRLNESVYREHPDTETIAEDSTAWPMVTRPVYLGGLGFGLKWDMGWMHDTLAYFALDPIHRSYHHQKITFRMMYAFSENYVLPISHDEVVHGKGSLINKMAGDAWQKRANVRLLLGYMFGQSGKKFLFMGCEFGQYREWNHDASLDWHLLERPEHLGLQQWVADLNALYRGEPALNERDNAPDGFEWIDCNDAEQSVVSFLRYSRDRSQVVLCACNFTPVPRRDFRIGVPDSLRWDEVLNSDAEAYGGAGWGNFGGVAADDVPRHGRPRSISITLPPLGIVFFRMVARPAAEAEELPAAGAVTPANGRSRVKPAPKPAPKPAPKPAPKPAP